One Parageobacillus sp. KH3-4 genomic region harbors:
- a CDS encoding MogA/MoaB family molybdenum cofactor biosynthesis protein gives MSVTEHKKEAPRVVRCKVITISDTRTIDTDKSGKLMIDLLKEAGHEVVSYEIVKDEKEAIRSAILRGCEQPDIDAVLTNGGTGIAKRDVTIETVKEIIEKEIVGFGELFRMLSYTEDIGSAAILSRAIAGVANDTAIFSTPGSSGAVRLAMMKLILPEISHVVREIRKDLR, from the coding sequence ATGAGCGTAACGGAACATAAAAAAGAAGCGCCGCGTGTCGTCCGCTGCAAAGTCATTACTATTAGCGACACAAGAACAATCGATACGGACAAAAGCGGAAAATTAATGATCGATTTATTGAAAGAAGCTGGACATGAAGTTGTCAGTTATGAGATTGTGAAAGATGAAAAAGAAGCGATCCGTTCGGCGATTTTGCGCGGATGTGAACAGCCAGACATCGACGCGGTGCTAACCAACGGCGGCACCGGCATCGCCAAAAGAGATGTGACGATCGAAACAGTAAAAGAAATCATTGAAAAAGAAATCGTTGGCTTTGGCGAGTTGTTTCGCATGTTAAGCTATACGGAAGATATCGGCTCAGCAGCGATATTGTCGAGAGCCATCGCTGGGGTGGCGAACGATACAGCAATTTTTTCTACGCCCGGATCGTCGGGGGCGGTGCGCCTTGCGATGATGAAGTTGATTTTGCCGGAGATTAGTCACGTGGTGCGGGAAATAAGAAAAGACTTGCGATGA
- a CDS encoding argininosuccinate synthase — MTNPKIVLAYSGGLDTSVAIKWLQERGYDVIACCLDLGEGKDLDFVKEKALKVGAIKSYVIDVKEEFANEYALIALQAHALYEGKYPLVSALSRPLISKKLVEIAELEGAVAVAHGCTGKGNDQVRFEVSIKALNPNLEVVAPVREWSWSREEEIEYAKKHGIPIPVDIDSPFSIDKNLWGRSNECGILEDPWAAPPEEAYELTASLENAPDVPEIIEIGFEQGVPKTLNGKPYSLANLILELNAIAGKHGVGRIDHVENRLVGIKSREVYECPGAITLIKAHKELEDLTLVREVAHFKPIIEQKLTEVIYNGLWFSPIKDALVAFLKETQKNVTGVVRVKLFKGHAIVEGRKSEFSLYDEKLATYTADDQFDHQAAVGFISLYGLPTKVYSVVNKQKKVTV, encoded by the coding sequence ATGACTAATCCGAAAATTGTGTTGGCGTATTCCGGCGGTTTAGATACATCTGTTGCGATTAAATGGCTGCAAGAGCGAGGCTATGATGTCATCGCGTGCTGCCTGGATCTTGGTGAAGGAAAAGATCTTGATTTTGTGAAAGAAAAAGCGTTGAAAGTTGGAGCGATTAAGTCTTACGTCATTGACGTCAAGGAAGAGTTTGCGAATGAATATGCGCTTATTGCATTGCAGGCACACGCGCTTTATGAAGGAAAATATCCGCTTGTTTCTGCGCTATCTCGCCCGCTCATTTCGAAAAAACTAGTCGAAATTGCCGAATTGGAAGGGGCGGTTGCCGTTGCGCACGGATGCACGGGCAAAGGAAACGACCAAGTCCGCTTTGAAGTATCGATTAAAGCGTTGAATCCGAACTTGGAAGTCGTAGCGCCAGTACGCGAATGGAGCTGGTCGCGCGAAGAAGAAATCGAATATGCGAAAAAGCATGGCATTCCGATTCCAGTTGACATTGATAGCCCGTTTTCCATTGACAAAAATTTATGGGGAAGAAGCAACGAGTGCGGTATTTTAGAGGACCCTTGGGCGGCTCCTCCAGAAGAAGCGTACGAGTTAACGGCATCGTTGGAAAATGCACCAGATGTTCCAGAAATCATCGAAATCGGTTTTGAACAAGGCGTTCCGAAAACATTAAACGGCAAACCGTATTCGCTCGCCAATTTGATTTTGGAGCTAAATGCGATTGCGGGAAAACATGGGGTAGGACGCATCGATCATGTCGAAAACCGTTTGGTAGGCATTAAATCACGCGAAGTGTATGAATGCCCTGGAGCGATAACGCTAATTAAAGCGCATAAAGAATTAGAGGATTTGACGCTTGTAAGGGAAGTCGCACATTTTAAACCGATCATCGAGCAAAAATTGACGGAAGTCATTTACAACGGTTTATGGTTCTCGCCGATCAAAGATGCCCTTGTTGCTTTCTTAAAAGAAACGCAAAAAAACGTAACCGGCGTGGTGCGCGTAAAGCTGTTCAAAGGCCATGCCATCGTGGAAGGACGCAAATCGGAATTCTCCTTATATGATGAAAAGCTTGCGACATATACGGCAGATGACCAATTTGACCATCAAGCGGCCGTCGGCTTTATTTCCCTGTACGGATTGCCGACGAAAGTATACAGCGTCGTCAATAAGCAAAAGAAGGTGACCGTGTGA